The Helicobacter ibis DNA segment TATTCTCAAATGCAAAAATCAAAAGACAATGAAGAGTTCCTAAACAATATGAATGATAATGCCAAGGAATAGCTTGTGATTCCAAGAAAAATTGGTGTTTTTGATAGCGGAGTTGGTGGGCTTAGTGTTCTTAAGAGCATAATTAGCTCACAACATTTTGAAACTATCGTGTATTATGGAGATACTGCTAGAGTTCCATATGGAACGAGAAGTAAAGAAGTTATCACACAATACTCTCTTGAAGCATTAGAATTTTTTAACACACACAATATAGATTTACTAATAGTTGCATGCAACACCATTAGTGCATATGCACTAAAACAAATGCAACAAAACGCAAATTACCCAATCATAGGTGTGATAGAGCCGGGTGTATTAGCACTTACAAACAAAATCAAAAATAAAGATTCAAAAATACTAATACTAGGCACAAAAGCGACAATAAATAGCAATATATATGCAACTTTATTGCAAGATAAGGGATATAGCAACATACAATCACTACAAACAAGTCTATTTGTTCCAATGGTAGAAGAAGGGATCTTTAGTGGTGAAGTCTTAAATAGTGCAATAAAATATTACTTTAACAACATAAATATTCCAGATGCTATCATACTTGGTTGCACACATTTCCCACTAATCTCAAAAGAAATATCAAACTTTTTTAACAACAAGCCAATCCTTATACATTCAGGCGAATCAATAGTAGAATATCTACAAGCAAAATATAAGCTACAAAGATTCGACACTACAAACATAGAATTCTATGCAAGTGATAGCTTAGAGAAACTAAAAGCAACTGCAAATATTTGGCTAAATCAATAAATCTCCATAAGCTCAAAATCTTTTATAATTGTCGGCTTTTGTTTTAGAGGAGCTGCAAACTCATTTCCTATTTGATATATTGGCAGAAGCATAAACTCTTCTTTTTTATCTTCATTATATGCATAGTATGTTTTATTTTCTTCTTTATTTTGCATATTTTTCTTAGGCATTTTTAGAGCAATTTCTTTCATTTCTTTTGTATCAAAATATCCTTGAAGTTGCTTTACTCTTTGTGCAATATCTGAATAATACTTTTCAGCTTGGACATTTGAGTTCTCATTTTTTTGCCAACTATATCCTTTATTATATGATTTAATAATATTTTTCCAGTTTCCCTTATGGGTTTTATCCCAAAATTGCAACTCACTAATGGCG contains these protein-coding regions:
- the murI gene encoding glutamate racemase, whose translation is MIPRKIGVFDSGVGGLSVLKSIISSQHFETIVYYGDTARVPYGTRSKEVITQYSLEALEFFNTHNIDLLIVACNTISAYALKQMQQNANYPIIGVIEPGVLALTNKIKNKDSKILILGTKATINSNIYATLLQDKGYSNIQSLQTSLFVPMVEEGIFSGEVLNSAIKYYFNNINIPDAIILGCTHFPLISKEISNFFNNKPILIHSGESIVEYLQAKYKLQRFDTTNIEFYASDSLEKLKATANIWLNQ